One stretch of Ooceraea biroi isolate clonal line C1 chromosome 4, Obir_v5.4, whole genome shotgun sequence DNA includes these proteins:
- the LOC105280392 gene encoding uncharacterized protein LOC105280392 → MAATDGQIVVAAARWAEEATYLREFVSKYRLPAVIKITKGQYGGLGVPTLPAPSLQSTALLISAGRRRKIVAQAVKIKEGRRVVGVGPRLAIPDSYAGYFEILSEEGRAVRGIESVNELSRRCPEEGALVRETVRAIACRVDDESGIVVPEGTRTLAAGETIVTAGEVALPGRGRFLRCVDCRGDNVLLGMDQRGRFSALAREDNISGVHTARALLSKRLPLTVRLVHGQPPRGLKSSSQFVPELRLLSTFEEEHVFALPLQREGAAVALPLAAPLKLVKARNEEALRSMQEFTRLVERASRLVADVADRAHVLDGRLGESKPSRQTRSASGFLRRPSTNSDHGPLGHHRNSSAGHHHHHHHYHSSNGHQTASGHSGYRDENRVPPSACTEEYDEIDQIYDYVRGFAPLPKSVRAPYESPLATGQGGSTPPLTPVTVTIAPLLDDRPEPPPIETIPTKKIQAEKRTRRAVKEAPQPRVEKPPLAKLYVKNSGTQRGRPLMRQKSASPLKETPPGYKGGSPLFNIRYKSLTNLQQAMELDGTLDSSHSGGRTSGDSGAGAKLPEKRSRRLSRPRSLTNLVWELRGGSGLGCTRPETPPPATTAPLPPTKCGPRLAVTVVAPRRVGTLYL, encoded by the exons ATGGCCGCAACCGACGGTCAGATCGTCGTTGCGGCGGCACGCTGGGCCGAGGAGGCGACGTACCTGCGCGAGTTCGTCTCCAAGTACCGTCTGCCGGCCGTGATCAAGATCACGAAGGGCCAGTATGGCGGGCTGGGCGTGCCGACGCTACCGGCGCCCAGCTTGCAGAGCACCGCGCTGCTGATATCGGCCGGCCGTCGGCGTAAGATCGTGGCGCAGGCGGTGAAGATCAAGGAGGGCCGCCGGGTAGTCGGCGTGGGGCCCAGACTGGCGATACCGGACTCGTACGCGGGCTACTTCGAGATCCTGAGCGAGGAAGGCCGAGCGGTGCGTGGTATCGAGTCGGTGAACGAGCTGTCGCGACGATGCCCGGAGGAGGGTGCTCTGGTGCGCGAGACCGTGCGCGCCATCGCTTGCCGGGTGGACGACGAGTCCGGGATCGTGGTACCGGAGGGCACGCGAACCCTCGCGGCCGGCGAGACGATCGTCACCGCTGGCGAAGTGGCGCTACCCGGACGCGGCCGGTTCCTGCGCTGCGTGGACTGCCGCGGCGACAACGTTCTACTCGGGATGGATCAGCGCGGTCGCTtcagcgcgctcgcgcgcgaggacaACATCAGCGGCGTGCACACCGCCAGGGCGCTCCTCAGCAAACGTCTGCCACTCACGGTGAGACTGGTGCACGGCCAGCCGCCGCGGGGGCTCAAGTCGTCGTCTCAGTTCGTGCCCGAGTTGAGGCTGCTGTCGACCTTTGAAGAGGAGCACGTGTTCGCGTTGCCGTTACAGAGAGAAGGGGCGGCGGTCGCGTTGCCGCTCGCGGCACCGCTCAAACTGGTGAAGGcgcgaaacgaggaagcgCTCAGGTCGATGCAGGAGTTCACGAGGCTGGTGGAGCGCGCTTCCCGCCTGGTCGCTGACGTGGCTGACCGAGCGCACGTGTTGGACGGTCGTCTGGGCGAGAGCAAGCCCTCTAGGCAGACGAGGAGCGCGTCGGGTTTCCTCAGGAGACCGTCCACGAACTCGGATCACGGGCCGCTGGGCCACCACAGAAACAGCAGCGCCGgccaccatcatcatcatcatcattatcacaGCAGCAACGGGCATCAGACGGCCTCCGGTCACTCAGGTTATCGGGACGAGAACAGGGTACCGCCGTCGGCCTGCACGGAGGAATACGACGAGATCGACCAGATATATGATTATGTGCGCGGATTCGCACCGTTGCCGAAGAGCGTCAGGGCACCTTACGAGAGTCCCCTCGCCACGGGCCAGGGTGGTTCGACCCCGCCGTTGACGCCGGTCACGGTGACGATCGCGCCGCTGCTGGACGACCGACCGGAACCACCTCCGATCGAGACGATACCGACGAAGAAGATCCAGGCGGAGAAGCGAACCAGGCGCGCAGTCAAGGAAGCGCCGCAGCCGCGGGTGGAGAAGCCGCCGCTGGCGAAGCTCTACGTGAAGAACAGCGGTACTCAGCGCGGCCGTCCGCTAATGAGGCAGAAGAGCGCGTCGCCGTTGAAGGAAACGCCGCCGGGTTACAAGGGCGGATCGCCGCTTTTCAACATACGCTACAAGAGCCTGACGAATCTCCAACAGGCGATGGAGCTCGACGGCACGTTGGATTCCAGTCACTCGGGCGGAAGGACGTCGGGGGACTCCGGCGCGGGCGCCAAGTTGCCAGAGAAGAG ATCGAGACGTTTAAGCAGGCCACGGTCGCTGACGAATTTAGTTTGGGAGCTACGAGGCGGAAGCGGCCTCGGTTGCACGAGACCGGAAACTCCACCTCCTGCCACGACTGCACCGCTGCCGCCAACTAAATGTGGACCACGTTTGGCTGTCACTGTCGTGGCACCGCGACGGGTCGGCACGCTCTACCTCTAA